Sequence from the Leptospira johnsonii genome:
ACCCATTAGACTACGTCTGAGTTCAGTTCGTACAGTAAATCTTGCAACTCTCTGCGGTCGGTAACTTCTACCAATCTATCTTCTCCGAATTCATCCGCCTCAATCTTCACAGCAAAGTATCCGAAACTTTCTTCTCCCTTTAAAAATCCTACATCCAGATTGATGAGATCTGTTTCTTCTTCAGAGGAAGGGATGAGTAAAAAATATTGGTGCTCGTCCAGCTCTACCACTTCTCCTACGATAAAAGAATATGGATTTCCATCCTCATCCAATAAATGCAGAAGTTCGTCGCCTAGCTCCTCATGCTCTGTGGATTCAGTTTCCTGATCGTAAGATTCCAACATAGAGTTTGTTTCCTTACTGTAAAGATCGGTCGAAAAAAGGATCCGGCTTTGCCGTAAAAGGTGGACAAACCTGAAAATCCATCGTTTATAGGATGAAATTCCGTCATTCTTGGCGGAATTTCCAAATCTCCACTTGCAAAAATCTTAAAGATGCCGCATTTGGTGATACTCCGGCAACGAACTGATATGCATTCGAGTCGCGTAATTTTCCCGATTTTTATTCTCTGCCTTCTACTCTCCTGGAATTGCGGAAGGACAGATTATGATTTGGGAGAAATTCGCGAAGGTAAACTAAATGCAAAAACTTGGGATCCGAATAAAACCATTCTTTCTCTCGGCGGTGAATGGGAATTGGTTCCTGGAAAATTTTTGGTTTCCGAACCGGAGCCTCAGCTAACTCAAGAAAGGGTTTACGCGCCGATCCCTCAGATCTGGAACGAACTTACCAAAGACGGAAAACATTTATTTCCGAACGGAAAAGGTTTCGGTACCTACTCTCTGCATCTGCAACTTCCTGAAAATTGTCCTGAGTTGATGTTAAAAGTTCCTGACTTAGGAACATCTTACTCAATTTATGCGGACGGAAAACTTTTAGAAACAGTGGGCAAGGTGGGAAAAACTCCAGAAACCTCAGTCCCGTTCCTTCAGACTTCTATCGTCCTTCTTCCCAAGGATCTGAAAAGATTGGATTTTGAGATCTCCAACTTCGCTCATATCAACGGAGGCCTTTGGTTCACTCCGGAGATCGGGATACCTTCTCTTATATTAAAAAAATTGCATTATAGCCAGGCAATAGATGTGGCAAGTTCCGCGGCGGTCCTGGTTCTTGCAATCTATCAGATCATGGCTTTTCTCAGAACAAGAGAAGAAAAAAGCCAATTGTACTTTGCTTTATTCTCCATAGCTTCCGTATTCCGGTTTTTCTTAACAGGAAATAGGCTTTTTAATTATATATTTCCTGAGGTTCCTTGGGAGATCAGTTATAGGCTGGAATACCTGAGCACCTATGTTCTATGCTCCGGGTTTTTGTCCTATTCTGCCACCGCATTTAAGCAGGATTTTCATCCCAAAACGGAAAAGTTCTCTCTGATCATAATGTTATTCTTTGCGATTCCTACTCTGGTATTACCTGCGGAATATTATGCAAGATTACTCTTCCTTTTCCAATTTACCGTCATTATAGGCGGAGCTTACACTTTATTAGGATGCGCAAGAGCAGTGATCCATGCGAGACCTGGATCTAGGTTTTTCTTAGCGGGGATATCTTTTATAATCATCGCGGGCGCAAACGATATCCTGGCATCCAATTATATATTAAATAATCATTATATTCTTGCTCCTGCGATCTTTTTGTTCATATTCTTCCATAGTTTGGGATTTTCTTTTTCCTTTTCTCGTGTTTTAAGAACTTCTATGGAAGCGGAGAAGGGACTACAGATCGCAAACGAAAACCTGAACGAATTAAAAACGGAATTGGAAAACAAGGTTGAATCCAGAACCATCCAACTCACCGCCGCAAAAGAAAAAGCGGAATGGGAAGCTAAATACAGATACGATTTCCTGGCAATCATGAGCCATGAGATCCGCACTCCCTTAAACGGACTTTTGGGGACTTCTAATCTTCTTTCCGAAACTACTTTAACGCAAGAACAGAAAGAATACGCAGAAATTATACAGGCATCCGGAGAGAACCTTCTCCATTTAGTGAACCAATTATTAGATCTTTCTAAGATAGAAAACCATCGTTTCGTGTTGGAGATCTTACCATTCGACCCGTTTGCAGTTTTACAAAGAGCGGCCAGAGTAGTAAAAGCTAGGGCGGAAGAAAAAAGGATCTTAGTAGATATCTCTTATCCGGAACATCACCCAGGCATTTTCTTAGGCGACGAAGGAAGGATCCAACAAGTACTCTTAAATCTTTTAAGTAACGCGATCAAGTTCACCGGTTCCGGTGGAAAGGTAGGTCTTGGAGTTCGTTTCTATGGAGAAGATCTTTTCTCCCGTGTATTAGAATTTTGGGTGCAAGACGACGGGGTCGGGATCGCAGAAGATCAAGCAGCAATATTATTCGAACCTTTCGTGCAAGCGGACTCTTCCGTTGCTAGAAAATTCGGCGGAAGCGGATTAGGTCTGACTATCTCCAAAAAATTGGTAGAGCTTATGGGGGGAAGTATCCGGATCACAAGTGCTCCAGGCAAAGGATCCAAATTTTCGTTCTTGCTTCCCTTCCCCCAAGAAGAACCTGAAAAACAAGATTTGGAAGAAGAGGCTGCTCCGCCTATCGTTCTGCCCCCACTCAAAATTTTACTCGTGGAAGACCAGGAATTTTCCAGAAGAGTTGCGTTCGATATTCTCACTAAATTAGGAATGAAGGTGCACTCTTTAGGAATGGGAAAAGACGCGATCGTTCAATTAGACAGAGAGACTTACGAGATCATACTTTTAGACATAGATCTTCCGGATATAAGCGGTTTAGAAGTTTCCAAAAAGATCAAAGAAACCTTTGCTCATCCGCCATATCTTGTTGCCTGGACGGCTCATGCACTGCCAGGCTCTCAAGAATTTTTCGAAAGTTCAGGATTCGATTCTTATCTCAAAAAACCTTCTCTCAAAAGGGATTGGATCTTATTCTTAGAAAGATATATGCAGAGTAGACCTAAACCTTTGGATTAGTCCATTCAAAATGCGTAATATACTTTTCTTTACTTTTGTGTTATTTATTCTTTTCGGATCTTACGATTGCAATTCCGGAGGAAAACAGGATTGCAGCAGATCTACTCCCAGCGACAAAAAAACTGCGGAGATGTTACAGGCCGCATGTTTGACGAATCCGAACGATCAAAATGTATGCAATCTATATTTTTTGGAAGCCGTATACCACTCACATTGCTGGTAAGAAGGATCAAAACTCTTCGAAAGGAAGTTTATTCTTCTTAGAATTATTGCAGTCCTTACATGCTGGGACCAAATTTGCTTTGATAGACTTTCCACCTTTTGCCAGAGGGATCAAATGATCCATGGTAAGTTCGTCCGGCGGAAATTTTTTACCGCAGTAATGACAGATCCCATCCGCTTTCTTTTTTCTCCACCAAGGAGTTTTGCGTAACTCTTTTGCGATCTGTCTTTGTTTTTTGATCTCGGATTCGCTTACCCAAAGAAGCGGCTCTTCCGAATATTCTCCTGGACCGTTCATGACTAAGAGTACTGGATCCAATCCGAACCTGGACCGGACCAGGCCAAACGTAAAAAAGAAGATTTAGACTCGCAATGGACTCCTTCTTTGATCCCATAAGCAGTGACTAAAACTGTATCTCCCGTTTTTAGATCCAAATCCTCTAATCTACATTCTCCACTTAGGACCATCAAAACATGGAACACAGGCTCTGAAGAAAAAGAAGGAAGTGTAAACTTCTTATTAGAATCGATTTCCAGAATTTCCATCCGGAACTTATCGTTTGCAGTTAGAACGGAACGACTGAATTCAAAGGATCCAATTTGTTTAGGACTCAGTTTGTCATTAGGATCTGCGGAAGAAAAATCCAAAACGTCCAATGCCTTTTTGAGATGTAACTCTCTAGGTCTTCCGTAATCGTATACTCTGTAAGTGGAATCGGATGACTGTTGGACTTCCATCAGAAGGATACCGCCACCGATGGCATGTATCCTACCTGGATTCAGAAGAAAAGAATCCAGTTCTTTTACTTCTACTTCATTTAGAATTTCTTCTACTCGGTTTGTTTTTACGTATTCTGAAAATTCTTCTTTATTGGTTTGTTTTGAAAATCCGCAAACCAGTTTGGAACCCTTGTCCGCCTGTAAAACAGTCCAAGCTTCTTTTTTACCTGCGCTTTCCGGATCAAACTTCTCCGCGTACGAGTCGTCAGGATGAACTTGGACGGATAATTTTTCCTTAGCATCTATCAGTTTGATCAATAAAGGAAAACTCTGTCCTTTAAAAGGTTTTCCGAGCACTGACTCGTAATCCGATTTATATACTTCTCTGAAAGTTTTTCCGGAACATTCTCCGTTCGTAATTTTAGAAAGATCGGAGCCGTAATCCGAAATCTCCCAGGACTCTCCGATATCTCCCGAAGGGATGGAGCGCCCCAAAACGGTTTCTAATTTCCTACCGCCCCAGACTTTTTCCTTATAGATGGGCTCGAATTTGAAAACCTTCTGCATATATGCCTATTTTTTTTGACCCTGGAAGAGTTCAATTTTAACTTTTAAGATCCGCTTTTTGAAATGAGTAAATACGTCGGGACGAAACCCGGATAGATCCAAGGTATAGATCCTTCCCGGGACCAAACTGCCCGGCTCGGGGCTCCATTTTAGATATCTGTAACTTTTATAACTCCCCTTTCCTCCGCAGGAAGCGCAGTTCAGATCGGAACCTCTACATTCAGGGCAAATAGATCTGACCACCAAGGGAATGGCTGCAAATATTCTACCCAATAACTCTTCGGGTTTGAGACAGATCCGAATATCGTGATAGATGCCGGTATATTTCTTGCGATCTCTGCTTCTCATTCCGGCGCGGAGAAGGCCCCTTCTAGCAAATTCAACCGCTTGAGTAGCGAATAAGATCCTGGAAGGCGGGATCAGATATATTCCATTTTCTGCATGTTCTCGTTTCTTTCTGACCTTGAATTCTTGGTCGAACCGAGAACGTTCTTCCGGCTTGGAAAGTATCTGATAAGATTCCAAAACTTTTAAAAACACAGGCTCAGAACCGGTAAGCCTATTGTCCGGATGGAAAATTTTGGCAAGTTCTCTGTATCTATGTTTGATAGATTCTGGGCTGGCACCGTAGTTCAAGCCCAGGACCCTATAATGATCTGTCCAGGCTGAACTCATGGTAAGATTTTAGACTCTAAAATTGATTTAACGATTCGAATTATATTCTTGGAAGGAACCACCGCTTTCCAAACCATCCAGCATGGTATCCACATCCTTCCCGTCTGCTCGGATCGTTCCTTCCACATACTTGTCGATGGCTCGGACCACTTCTGCAAGATTGTCGCGATAAGAACGGACAAACTTGACCCTTTGGTTCGGGCTCCT
This genomic interval carries:
- a CDS encoding type I phosphomannose isomerase catalytic subunit yields the protein MQKVFKFEPIYKEKVWGGRKLETVLGRSIPSGDIGESWEISDYGSDLSKITNGECSGKTFREVYKSDYESVLGKPFKGQSFPLLIKLIDAKEKLSVQVHPDDSYAEKFDPESAGKKEAWTVLQADKGSKLVCGFSKQTNKEEFSEYVKTNRVEEILNEVEVKELDSFLLNPGRIHAIGGGILLMEVQQSSDSTYRVYDYGRPRELHLKKALDVLDFSSADPNDKLSPKQIGSFEFSRSVLTANDKFRMEILEIDSNKKFTLPSFSSEPVFHVLMVLSGECRLEDLDLKTGDTVLVTAYGIKEGVHCESKSSFLRLAWSGPGSDWIQYS
- a CDS encoding ATP-binding protein, whose product is MHSSRVIFPIFILCLLLSWNCGRTDYDLGEIREGKLNAKTWDPNKTILSLGGEWELVPGKFLVSEPEPQLTQERVYAPIPQIWNELTKDGKHLFPNGKGFGTYSLHLQLPENCPELMLKVPDLGTSYSIYADGKLLETVGKVGKTPETSVPFLQTSIVLLPKDLKRLDFEISNFAHINGGLWFTPEIGIPSLILKKLHYSQAIDVASSAAVLVLAIYQIMAFLRTREEKSQLYFALFSIASVFRFFLTGNRLFNYIFPEVPWEISYRLEYLSTYVLCSGFLSYSATAFKQDFHPKTEKFSLIIMLFFAIPTLVLPAEYYARLLFLFQFTVIIGGAYTLLGCARAVIHARPGSRFFLAGISFIIIAGANDILASNYILNNHYILAPAIFLFIFFHSLGFSFSFSRVLRTSMEAEKGLQIANENLNELKTELENKVESRTIQLTAAKEKAEWEAKYRYDFLAIMSHEIRTPLNGLLGTSNLLSETTLTQEQKEYAEIIQASGENLLHLVNQLLDLSKIENHRFVLEILPFDPFAVLQRAARVVKARAEEKRILVDISYPEHHPGIFLGDEGRIQQVLLNLLSNAIKFTGSGGKVGLGVRFYGEDLFSRVLEFWVQDDGVGIAEDQAAILFEPFVQADSSVARKFGGSGLGLTISKKLVELMGGSIRITSAPGKGSKFSFLLPFPQEEPEKQDLEEEAAPPIVLPPLKILLVEDQEFSRRVAFDILTKLGMKVHSLGMGKDAIVQLDRETYEIILLDIDLPDISGLEVSKKIKETFAHPPYLVAWTAHALPGSQEFFESSGFDSYLKKPSLKRDWILFLERYMQSRPKPLD
- a CDS encoding J domain-containing protein, whose protein sequence is MSSAWTDHYRVLGLNYGASPESIKHRYRELAKIFHPDNRLTGSEPVFLKVLESYQILSKPEERSRFDQEFKVRKKREHAENGIYLIPPSRILFATQAVEFARRGLLRAGMRSRDRKKYTGIYHDIRICLKPEELLGRIFAAIPLVVRSICPECRGSDLNCASCGGKGSYKSYRYLKWSPEPGSLVPGRIYTLDLSGFRPDVFTHFKKRILKVKIELFQGQKK
- a CDS encoding DUF1292 domain-containing protein; translation: MLESYDQETESTEHEELGDELLHLLDEDGNPYSFIVGEVVELDEHQYFLLIPSSEEETDLINLDVGFLKGEESFGYFAVKIEADEFGEDRLVEVTDRRELQDLLYELNSDVV
- a CDS encoding HNH endonuclease encodes the protein MNGPGEYSEEPLLWVSESEIKKQRQIAKELRKTPWWRKKKADGICHYCGKKFPPDELTMDHLIPLAKGGKSIKANLVPACKDCNNSKKNKLPFEEF